The Oncorhynchus clarkii lewisi isolate Uvic-CL-2024 chromosome 20, UVic_Ocla_1.0, whole genome shotgun sequence nucleotide sequence ACCCAGACATATCACTCTTGTAACATTTCCCACAGCCTGGTAAACCTGGAACATGGAGAGTGGAGATGATAATTTGCCATTGAGCAGACGCTTTATTCCAAAGTGACACACAGTCATGCGTGCACTGCATACATTTTTATGTATggatgtatgtactgtatggatAGCCCCGGGAATCAAACCTACAATCCTGCCGTTGCAAGTGCCATACAGTTTTACACACTAGCTCAGGTTCCTTGTATAGTCAGTGAAGCGATACACAGAAGCATGGAAAATGACGCGACAGGTTTTCGCTTTCCAGGACCGCCCAAGGAAGGTGATATTGGTATCCTGTGAACGAACATCAGACTCCACTCACATGGTCAGTGCTGTACACTGACCTTTTTTTTGCAAGGAGCACGTGTGCATCTATGTTGAAAAATGTAGGCGcacaaaaatacatttaggagCATAATGCAAAATAACTGAGGtaataaagctagaatccttcatTTTTCTAGGTGCACTGTGTTCCTAAATAAAAATTACAAGTCGCACAGCAAAATATTAGGCGCATATGCAAGTCAAATTGATGCACTGTAGAGCAGTTAAATGGATGACGTAATGGTAACCCTTAAATGCAATGCCCTGCAGTAACCATACATAATGTAGTACAGAACATGAACaaagcgattaggcctggctcgcagtcggcgttagatggggttgaggctctgtgcaggccagtcaaattttgacaaaccatttctgtatggacctcactttgtgcacgggagcactgtcatgctgaaataggaaagggcctttcccaaactgctgccacaaagttggaagcacagaatcgcctagaatgtggatgctgtagtgttaagattccCCTTCATTGGTACTAAGGGGTctagctcgaaccatgaaaaacagccccagaccattattcctcctccaccaaacgcaTTTCCACTGCAAGGTGATCTTAGGCATGTGTGTGGCTgcccggccatggaaacccatttcactaAGGTCCCAACGaacttgtgctgatgttgcttccagaggcagtttggaactcggtagtgagtgttgaaacagaggacagatgattttacgctctatgcgcttcagcactcagcagtcccggtctgtgagcttgtgtggcctaccacttcacagctgagccgttgttgtgcctaggtgtttccacttcacaataacagcacttacagttgactaggGCAGCTCTAGACATTCGACGAACTGACTTGGAAAGGTGGCTTTCTATGACAGtgtcatgttgaaagtcactgagctcttcagtaaggccattctactgccaatgtttgtgtatggagatcacatgtctgtgtgctcgattttatacacctgtcagcaacgggtgtggctgaaaatgtcaaatccactaatttgaatgggtgtccacatacacattTTTTATGAAATAATACTCACAAAACTTTCCGAAGTAGACGGCAAAACAAGCCATTTATTGAAATAATGCAAAATAAATGAAAGTGAACACAATTCATTGCCTTCATTTTGAAGTACTGAGTACCAAAACAATTCCAACTCCAATATACTgaacatgtacactaccgttcaaaagtttggggtcacttgtccattaaaataacatcaaattgattagaaatacagtgtagacattgttaatgttgtaaatgactattgtagctggaaaaggcagatttttatttaattgaatatctacataggcgtacagaggcccattatcagcaaccatcactcctgtgttccaatggcacgttgtcttagctaatccaagtttatcattttaaaaaggataattgatcactAGAAAACTCCTTTGAAAACTGTTGTGTTAATTTAAAGAAGCATTAAatctggcctttagactagttgagtatctggagcatcagtatttgtgggttcgattacaggctcaaaatggccagaaacaaagcactttcttctgaaactcatcagtctattcttgttctgagaaatgaaggctatttcaacagttttcagctgtgctaacaattgcaattttctaatgatcaattagccttttaaaatgataaacttggattagataacacaacgtgccattggaacacaggagtgatggttgctgataatgggcctctgtacgcctatgtagatattccattaaaatcagccgtttccagctacaatagtaatttacaacattaaccatgtctacactgtatttctgatcaattttatgttattttaatgtacaaatttgtttttattttctttcaaaaacaaggacatttctaagtgacccaaaacttttgaacggtagtgtatgtcatCATAACGTCGTAAATGTTTTATCATGAACTGGGTTTGACGCAGTCTCACAGTCAAGCCAAGAGAGAAGACTGAACAATGTAGTAAGTTAGCTTAACAGGCGCCCTCTGACAAACATCTAACAGTTTTGAAATTATATACATTTTCTTACAGCATTTacacatatctttaaaaaaagCAAGTACCACAAAATCAAACTGCCAATGAGAATGTTATGGACAACAAACTAAACAGAAGCAAAAACCACGTAATGCTGAATGATTTTATGATGCTGCCTGAATGCTATCACCATAGTAACACTGAAAAAGGGGCTAAATATGGGGTTTCCCCGGGAAGGGGGCAGGGTCTGGAATGTACCAAACAAACTCTCCTGGTACCAAAGGGGTGAAGCAGGTTTGGACTGTACCATGCTTTCGCAGCCCTTTTTTCAAGGAAGTTTTTTTCTATAGACACTCAAAGCTCAGAATTATCAGACTAAAGACTGGTTACACACTGAAGCGCTGCATTCACACCCGTATGGCTTCCAGGCTCAGTGTTGTTCAGAAAGAAAGGACATTAAGAAGACATCTAAAAAGAGCTGGCGTCATTGTGCTGGTCTAAACAGACAGAAAGCATAACAATGAGAGAGAGCTGTACTGCTCGAAGAGACGGAACTGAACTGCTGCCATCTTGAAAAAGGCAATATTTTCCTAAACCTGTTGCTTTAGCTGGAGGCCGCCGTGGCGGGTGGGTGGGAGGAGCCATGCAGATTCAGAGGACAACAAACACTGAACGCAATAGCGACCGCAAGATCCATCCAAGGGCGTCTTGCCAGTCAATACTTTGACATTCAGAGATTGAGTGTCCAAAGACCTTCATTCCATAGgaagtatttttttgttttgttgcaaGGACCATCTAATAGTTTGTTTCTTCCTTCTCTTTTAGACATGAGACACTTTCTGCGACTCGCGCGCCTGTTTGATGCTGTACAGCCATTTGATGACGCGGGCGTTTCGTTCCACGGCCGAGATTCCGTACGGCACGCGTTCGCTCACGTCTTCCTCCTCGTCCGTCATGTCCTCGTTGCTATGCCGTGATTGGTCACAGTCCGAGCTGATCATGCTAGCGCTGCGGAAGTTGAGGGAGATTATGTCGGAGTTGGCTCGGGCAAAGCTCTCCACGCCCACACTCTCCAGCTCCTCAGGGTCCAGCCCACAGTAGTTAAAGAAGCGTTCCACGTCGGCGCCTGCCCGCGCATACCGGTCACTCAGGTCCGACTTGGAGCGGTGCAGAGAGGGCCGGCGGGCCAACGAGCTCCCCAACTCTAGCTCCAACTGCTCATCTGGGGTGGCAGAGGAGGGCGGCGGAGGCTCCCTCTCAGGGGACTGAGGGGCATTGTCGCAGAGGGGGGCCAGGACTTTGGTACTGGGCTTGGGGGGTAAGGGAGGTGCGGAGCTGCTGCTGCTTCGGGCCGCCCTTAGAGGCTTACCGTTGCACAGCCTGCGGATGTCGGAGGAGCTGTGGGAGGCATGGAGGGGTGAGTGATTGCCCTCGCCCCGCTCCTCCAGCAGCCGGCGGCTGAGGTTCAGGTTCCCCCCCTGGGGGCTCTGTCGGCCAGGTGCAGGCGGAGGCACCTTGAGGGACTTGGCGACGGAACGGAGGCTGGTGGGCTCAGTGCAGTCTGTGGTGGGTGTGGGGGTGGAGCGGTGGGGGGCCAAGCTCCTGGCCCCAGGTTTTAGAGTAGCGCTCTTAGCGTGGCCCTCAGAGACCGAGCCGGAGCTGTTCAGGAGGTTCTTGAGGATCTCCAGGTTAAGGTTCTCCCGTTTGCTGGTGGTGGCGCACGTGTCCGACTTGGAGTTGTTATTGAATGTCTTGAGGGCCACCCCACCACAACCGCCACCATTCGCCCCTCTCTTGGCCACTGCGGGGCAGACAGGTGGCTTGGCCAGCAGCTGGGGCTTGACAGGCTCCTGCTTGGCGTTGATGACCTCCTGGCTTTTCACGTACTTGGACTTGTCCGCCTCCAACCGCTCCACGGCGCTCAGCCGCTTAGGGTTGGTCTCCACCTGGCGCCGGAAGTACTCGGGTCCCTTGTTGAGTATGCGCAGGGGGACAGCGGAGACAAAGGCCGCCCCAGGGCCGGTGGGTTTGCTATCTGCCAGCGACGGCAGGGTCTCGGTGGGCATGTCTGGATGGCTCGGGGTGGCCACCGTGGCTGACGTGGGGGGTGGCTCTGCTGCTGCTGCGCGTAGGGCAGCCTGCAGACACGCACATAAAGCCAGGCGAGCGGAAAATGGGAGCCGTCTCCACTGGCCTTCAGCAGCCAGGTCTCATCCCCACAGAGCATCAATCAGCCCTTACTGCTGCCCTGATCCTACTGCCCCACAGCTTGCCTGCCttagggtggaggggagaggggagtgagaagGCAGAGCAGTGGTCCGGAACAGTAGGCCCAGTGACTGAAGGATTGTGGGAAGGATCagcctcttctcccctcctttgTTCGCCCGACTGGAGGCAGCAGATCTGAAACACAGACGGACCAATTGCGTTAGGAGATCAGGTGACATCAGGtcataacaacaacatgaagagctGGGAGACATGCATGTACTTGTCTGTTGAGGGGAAcactatataaaacacacacacaaaggaataCATGCagatgcaagcacacacacacacacacacacacacacacagagaaatatgGTGTTAGTCAAAGGAAGAAAGACTGAGTAGAAAAGCACACAGTACATTTTGCTCTAACATCAGAAGAGTTATGAAGGATAAGATGTCTGTCAGTGAGAGGAGTCAGACTATTCCaactcactcttctctctctcctcctctgcctcagacagacacacacgagAAAGTGCTGACACTGCCACCAGTGGTGTGCTTTttttcaccacacacacacacacacatacacatacacacacacacggccagaaagacagaaagggaatgacagagaaggagagcgagagtgtAGAGTGAAATAGAGAGTGCAGTGAAGTATAGAGTGAAGCACTCAGCCTTGACCAGAACCTCAGGGAACTTCACAGAAAAAAATAATGAAGTGGAATCTTGGGCTGTCATAAATAAAAAATCATTACAGTGgcatcagggagagagagggctgtttGTGTGCCCGCTGATGGACAGGGAAATTGCAGTGACAAACCAGTTTTATAGCCCCAccgtatgtgtatgtgtgtctgcttTGATCTTGAGGCAGCGCTGCCTGTGACACGTCACACATTACTGAGGGAGAGGAGTCTGGGGGAGCGATGGCGGAGCAGACACCTGGATTGCCTCAGTCAAACCAAAAACACACCCTAATGTCTGGCTTACTACAGATAAGAGTAGACTAATGAGTTCCTTTTAAAGGGACAATTTGTAGTTTACTTTGTCATTTTCAAGTGGTGGCACTGCCTGGACGGGGGGTGTGATGGGGTCATGGATCAGGGCAAATCTAACCATTTGTTGTGGGTTTTGCTTTTGTTTCTGGATTGAACGGGGTTGTGGTACCTCAATTTGCTACTATGGAAATGTAATTATCAGAGGCACCTTTGGATGCTACTGTTTTTAATTTGTGAATCCCCTCAATCACTGAAATGAGGAGGGTTGTTACTACAACAAAATGTAATCACCATCTGCAAACAACATGTGACTTTCTCCACACCCACACTCCTCATCATATCAGTAATAATTGTTTCATATACGCATGCCTGAATCCAATATCTCCAACTTTATCCACCCGAATCACTAATTATACTTGTTTTTTCATAATCAAAATAATGCCACAAACGAGATGGGGTGAGAGGTGACTAGATTGAGATCCAAAGCCTCACTCCCAATCCCCCCTGTCATACAGcatagaaacacactactagttTATATCCTGACCCGTCACACACAAAAAGACCTGAGGCGAGCCTGCTTCCCTCTATTTAGTAATATAATCACATTAGGGGTCTGGGGACTCCCACAGCAATCTGCAAAGGAATATTTACATAATTCAATCGAGCAATGACAGACTCCCAGCTCCAGCCGAAACACAGCAGTGGCCGCGGGGTAACCGTGGGGACCCATTTCATCATCTAAAGGTAAGACACTCAAGGAGAATAAACCAAACCATTGTAGTCCCTAGTGGTTAATACGGAGGGACAGTGTTTCCCCTTATTATAAATTAGGAGGGCTACCTTGCCCATTGACCCCGCTTACATTTTTCTTCAATGGAATACATTTGTTTGGTTAGCCCCGGATGCAGATTCGGGGGCCTCTGCAACACGCCTACATGAAAATacataggggaaacactgcaggGTCATCCACAGAAGGACGTCTGAATGAACAGAAACTCTCCCAGGCCCCATTTCCTCCATAGATATGGTCACGGCTAGACCTTAGAGCTAAAGGACCCTGTAGATCGCCTATATTATAATGTAAACATGAGAGGATTATATGACAATGAATGTTATGGGAGACAGAGGACTGTGTAAAACAGCATGACAAAATAAACTCTCATTAGAAGTGGGTGGGTCAGTGGCAGGGCCCATACATATGAGGCCGCAGTCTGCCACCACACTGtctgcagtcacacacacacaaccataccgTAATTAAGGAGCAGGAGGGGTCAGAACCAGTACTATACACAGTAATACCAGTAAATACCAGACTCTCCTCAAGCCAATACAAATGACTATAATCACCCCTGGACTACAGTCTTCACCCCCCTCTCACAATACCCTTACCCACCCCCCTCAACAGGGCTATGCCAACCAACCAGCTGTGGGGGCCTTTTGTCCCGTCTGCCCTGCAACACTCGTTGTTTGGTGCAGGGTtgtttggtgggggggggggttgtagagTGAGTTTGTAGTGTATGTATATGATGTCAGCACAGAGTTCAGTAGTTTTTCACCTGACATTCAACCAGAGAATGGATGATATAATACACATGTTTACAGTCAGTGACCTACAGTTTTGATTCAATTACTCAAAGCAAAAGTCAATAAGTCAGataagtccacacacacacacacctcattctctctccccctcttcctcggTCTGAGGAAGCCGATTCCTCCTAATAAATACCTTTTGCCATGTCTTTCTCCTTAACAGACTACCTCTTTATTAGACGTATATTCTCCATGGATCTTATCaagattttttatttcacctttatttaactaggtaggccagttgagaaccagttctcatttacaactgcgacctggccaagataaagcaaagcagttcgacacaaacaacacagagttacacatgggataaacaaacaataGACAAATATGTATACAGTGTGCGCAAatgaagtaaggcaataaatagacaatagtagcgaagtaattacgatttagcaaattaacactggagtgatcgatgtgcaagtagaaatactggtgtgcaaaagagcaaaaaaagtaaataaaaacaatatgtggatgaggtaggtagtttaATGGgccatttacagatgggctgtgtacagctgcagcgatcggtgagctgctttaagctgatgcttaaagttagtgagggagatataagtctccaacttcagttatttttgcaaatcgttccagtcattggggaactggaaggaaaggcggtcaaaggaggtgttggctttggggatgaccagtgaaatataccgtctggagagcgtgctacgggtgggtgttgctatggtgaccagtgagctaagataaggcagagctttacctagcaaagacttatagatgacctggagccagtgggtttggcgacgaatatgaaacgagggccagccaacgagagcatacaagtcgcagtggtgggtagtatatggggctttggtgacaaaacgtatggcactgtgatagacagcatccaatttgctgagtagagggttggaggctattttgtaaatgacatcaccgaagtcaaggatcggtaggatagtcagttttaagagggtatgtttggcagcatactttcttttttttctattgtgttattgactgtacgcttgtttattccatgtgtaactgtgttgttgtttgtgtcacactggtttgctttatcttggccaggtcgcagttgtaaatgagaacttgttctcaactagcctacctggttaaataaaaggtgaaataactaaaaaataaatattttaaaaaacatcGCAACAAacaaggctttgttgcgaaataagaagctgattctagatttaaccttggattgaagatgcttaatgtgagtcttgaaggagagtttacagtctagccagacacctaggtatttttagttgtccacatattctaagtcagaaccgtccagagtagagtAGTGATGGTGGACGGGTGggtaggtgtgggcagcgattagttgaagagcatgcatttaattttactagcatttaagagcagttggaatccacggaaggagagttgtatgaagctgaagctcgtttggaggtttgttaacacagtgtctaaagaagggccagatgtatacagaatggtgtcgtctgcgtagaggtagatCTGAGATTCGCCAGccacaagagcgacatcattgatatgtacagagaaaagagttggcccgagaattgaaccctgagcaccctcatagagactgccagaggtccggacaacaggccctccgatttgacacactgaactctgtctgagaagtagttggtgaaccaggcgaggcagtcattagagaaaccaaagctgttgagtctgctgataagaatacggtgattgacagagtcgagagccttggca carries:
- the LOC139376000 gene encoding protein FAM110B-like; the protein is MPTETLPSLADSKPTGPGAAFVSAVPLRILNKGPEYFRRQVETNPKRLSAVERLEADKSKYVKSQEVINAKQEPVKPQLLAKPPVCPAVAKRGANGGGCGGVALKTFNNNSKSDTCATTSKRENLNLEILKNLLNSSGSVSEGHAKSATLKPGARSLAPHRSTPTPTTDCTEPTSLRSVAKSLKVPPPAPGRQSPQGGNLNLSRRLLEERGEGNHSPLHASHSSSDIRRLCNGKPLRAARSSSSSAPPLPPKPSTKVLAPLCDNAPQSPEREPPPPSSATPDEQLELELGSSLARRPSLHRSKSDLSDRYARAGADVERFFNYCGLDPEELESVGVESFARANSDIISLNFRSASMISSDCDQSRHSNEDMTDEEEDVSERVPYGISAVERNARVIKWLYSIKQARESQKVSHV